A section of the Acropora muricata isolate sample 2 chromosome 4, ASM3666990v1, whole genome shotgun sequence genome encodes:
- the LOC136915219 gene encoding uncharacterized protein: MSKAEYNDLLLRISERLDDINALHRALFICREKLAGEDIHDSISLLIILEQKGFLGVDDLQELKDILKAVEEWDLLEKVVKIESMRRGYREFLEVVISELEQLNDLERLMFTVGRVKRIPEERKNDVHDVRSLVQVLEEINFLGIDRLDILRQILTEQKKDELLTKLAEFQKRRAEYEAHERRKAWGAAVLSSARTASQRMIGEVRVHCTFRTLSGVVLVVGTGLILRRCSTLEDFVEAFRVATLPAANALRAISEGSVCFTVRAETSLALEELHKRYSTGRLRRDLQEFLVTDDIRQLANGEEVVVSVYIDEREFKEALDDLTNVNQEGRDSIEEKRSRFLNEEKRAFVENYLKNSEDTRSLTTGTSDEGIGSQSAPTDLEMEEPCAREAAVWSSARAATQRIIGEVRLRCTFRTLNGVVLVVGTGLILRRCFTFDDFAQAFTVAILPASNVLRAISEGSVCFVVRAKTSLALEELYERFSSGRLQRDLQEFLVTYDIRQLANGEEVVVSVYIDEEEYWEALKDLTNVDQEGRVDIEEKQSKYLNEARMAFVQNYLENTEDTRSLTTGTSDDDGSGSHSTLFDLALEEPSGPCLKDLSKEIIGEFSTRLRSDKVSCEQFYRSFGLENLEKEPYPDTAFEEIVNTPIKLAIDVCRALQFYDLVELLEKAIKPRALRPALPMNEITRLLSNSNRPTTFHSKVKIAFVGDGENTFVAIKKFFQKICPGSEIYRIPLGVFHLELEERNLPAQRNEIEEQLQELHVELTEKEDEERRYKSDEPTLKRFLRKSLTTGIQRLQELRKRKNEIEEKFKKVNANLEKQMKKLEADTSRAVDDLWNEERDDESLFVVFCTNPATHYAGGFMTYHSYVAQVGTDSLGATLTGFQDRIKGIIMEKLASFPTTPKFLVTHISMSWMYLNLPETLHVEYVGSEGVEDTILEVLSKRWQTLDIISIMKEVQRTLSMQKNSSGTIKKITDNLSAVPRFHQTTEEQS, from the exons ATGTCCAAAGCAGAGTACAACGATTTGCTGCTACGCATAAGCGAGAGACTGGACGACATCAATGCTCTTCATCGTGCACTCTTCATATGCAGAGAGAAACTAGCCGGTGAGGATATCCACGATTCGATCTCCTTGCTTATAATATTGGAACAGAAAGGTTTTCTTGGGGTTGATGACCTGCAGGAACTTAAGGACATTCTGAAAGCTGTAGAGGAATGGGATCTTCTTGAAAAAGTCGTCAAGATTGAAAGCATGAGAAGAGGATACAGGGAGTTTCTTGAAGTGGTCATTAGTGAGCTCGAACAACTCAATGATTTGGAACGGCTAATGTTTACCGTCGGAAGAGTAAAGAGGATaccagaagaaagaaaaaacgatGTTCACGATGTTCGGTCACTAGTTCAAGTCTTGgaggaaataaattttctcgGCATCGACCGTCTTGACATTTTGAGGCAAATTCTCACCGAACAGAAGAAAGATGAACTCCTGACGAAATTGGCAGAGTTTCAGAAACGTCGAGCCGAATACGAGGCACACGAAAGGCGAAAag CGTGGGGAGCAGCCGTTTTGTCGTCCGCAAGAACTGCTAGCCAAAGGATGATAGGAG AAGTTCGAGTCCACTGTACTTTTCGAACGCTCAGTGGTGTGGTATTGGTTGTTGGTACTGGATTGATCCTGCGCAGATGCTCCACTCTGGAGGATTTTGTTGAAGCTTTCAGAGTTGCAACTTTACCTGCAGCAAATGCATTGCGTGCCATAAGTGAGGGGTCTGTGTGCTTCACGGTTCGGGCTGAAACCAGTTTGGCTCTTGAGGAATTACATAAACGATACAGTACAGGTAGACTGCGGAGAGATCTTCAAGAGTTCTTGGTGACGGATGACATCAGACAACTGGCGAATGGAGAAGAAGTGGTAGTATCTGTGTACATCGATGAAAGGGAATTCAAGGAGGCCCTTGATGATCTGACAAACGTGAATCAAGAAG GTCGTGACAGCATTGAAGAGAAGCGGTCAAGATTCTTAAACGAGGAGAAGCGGGCTTTCGTTGAGAATTATTTGAAAAATTCGGAGGATACACGCAGTTTGACAACAGGAACATCGGACGAGGGAATTGGAAGTCAGAGCGCACCAACTGACTTAGAGATGGAGGAACCATGCG CTCGAGAAGCAGCCGTTTGGTCGTCCGCAAGAGCTGCCACTCAAAGGATAATAGGAG AAGTTCGACTCCGCTGTACTTTTCGAACGCTCAATGGTGTGGTATTGGTCGTTGGTACTGGATTGATCCTGCGCAGATGCTTCACTTTTGATGATTTTGCTCAAGCTTTCACGGTTGCAATCTTACCTGCATCAAATGTATTGCGTGCCATAAGTGAGGGGTCTGTGTGCTTCGTGGTTCGGGCTAAAACCAGTTTGGCTCTTGAGGAATTATACGAACGATTCAGTAGTGGTAGACTGCAGAGAGATCTTCAAGAGTTCTTGGTGACGTATGACATCCGACAACTGGCGAATGGAGAAGAAGTGGTAGTATCTGTGTACATCGATGAAGAGGAATACTGGGAAGCCCTTAAAGACCTGACAAACGTGGATCAAGAAG GTCGCGTCGATATCGAAGAGAAGCAGTCAAAATACTTAAATGAGGCGAGGATGGCTTTCGTTCAGAATTATTTGGAAAATACGGAGGACACACGCAGTTTGACAACAGGAACATCGGACGACGATGGAAGTGGAAGTCATAGCACACTATTTGACTTAGCACTGGAGGAGCCAAGCG ggcCCTGTTTGAAAGACCTTAGTAAAGAAATTATTGGGGAGTTCAGCACAAGACTTCGATCTGATAAAGTTTCATGCGAGCAGTTTTATCGCTCGTTTGGACTAGAGAACCTTGAGAAGGAACCTTACCCTGACACCGCGTTTGAAGAAATTGTAAATACCCCCATCAAGTTGGCCATAGATGTCTGTCGCGCCCTGCAGTTTTATGACCTCGTAGAACTTTTGGAGAAGGCCATAAAACCTCGGGCTCTGCGTCCTGCTTTGCCAATGAATGAAATAACCAGGTTACTGAGTAACAGTAACCGGCCAACAACGTTTCACAGCAAGGTGAAAATTGCGTTTGTTGGTGATGGAGAAAACACATTTGTAGCGatcaaaaaattttttcagaAGATCTGTCCAGGCAGCGAAATTTATAGAATTCCATTAGGAGTCTTCCACCTGGAATTAGAAGAAAGAAACCTACCAGCGCAAAGGAACGAAATTGAAGAGCAGCTGCAGGAACTACACGTGGAACTGACTGAAAAAGAAGACGAGGAACGGCGATACAAATCTGATGAACCTACTCTCAAGAGATTCCTTCGTAAAAGTTTGACAACGGGAATTCAGAGACTTCAAGAACTGCGAAAGCGAAAAAACGAAATCGAAGAAAAATTTAAGAAGGTGAATGCAAATCTGgaaaaacagatgaaaaaaCTTGAAGCTGATACTTCACGTGCTGTCGATGACTTATGGAATGAAGAAAGAG ATGATGAATCTCTTTTTGTGGTGTTTTGTACTAACCCTGCTACGCATTATGCCGGAGGTTTTATGACGTACCACAGCTACGTAGCACAGGTAGGTACGGACTCCTTGGGTGCGACGCTTACAGGCTTCCAAGATCGGATTAAGGGCATTATAATGGAGAAGTTGGCATCATTTCCAACCACACCAAAATTTCTGGTCACTCATATTTCGATGTCTTGGATGTATTTAAACCTTCCTGAAACCCTTCATGTGGAGTATGTGGGAAGTGAAGGTGTTGAAGACACTATTCTGGAAGTTCTTTCCAAGCGCTGGCAAACACTGGATATCATTTCAATCATGAAAGAAGTGCAAAGGACTTTATCGATGCAGAAAAATAGCAGCGGCACAATCAAGAAAATTACCGACAACCTGTCCGCTGTTCCGAGATTTCATCAAACGACAGAGGAACAGTCATAG